The Candidatus Zixiibacteriota bacterium genomic sequence TCATCTCTTTGGCATCCAGGTCGGAGAGAGGATTGATCCTGAACGCGACATCCTTCATCACTTCAACATAGACACCCCCCAGACCGAACATTATTACAGGTCCGAAAGCCGGGTCCGATGACATGCCGATAACCGTCTCTACACCACCCGAGACCATCTCCTGCACAACTACCGAGAACTTCTCTTTGGGTTTGAGGTCTTTGGTAACCGACTTCTTGAGCTCGTTGAATGCTTTCTCGATCTCTTCTGCAGTACGCAGGTCGAGACGGACCGCTCCGCGATCAGTTTTATGCAGGATCTTGGGAGTATTCACTTTCATAGCGATCGGGTAACCCAGCTTTTTGGCGTGCTTGACCGCTTCTTCAACTGAGAAAGCATACAGGTATGGCGCAATCGGGAA encodes the following:
- a CDS encoding CoA-binding protein, with the translated sequence FPIAPYLYAFSVEEAVKHAKKLGYPIAMKVNTPKILHKTDRGAVRLDLRTAEEIEKAFNELKKSVTKDLKPKEKFSVVVQEMVSGGVETVIGMSSDPAFGPVIMFGLGGVYVEVMKDVAFRINPLSDLDAKEMIESLRGVKLLKGFRGAEPVNMEVLEDSILRVSQLVSDFAVITELDINPFIISSSPKTTKAVDARFIVKK